Proteins encoded by one window of Emticicia oligotrophica DSM 17448:
- a CDS encoding UvrD-helicase domain-containing protein, with protein MSKFNIYSSSAGSGKTFTLAKEYLKLALGSDKSYYYKRILAITFTNDAASEMKQRILDALKEISDVQNFNEKSKFWKMFRMIADDISLSDEILQIRAGAVFNNIIQEYSDFSVKTIDSFVNQLVSAFTEDLGLPYNYEIVLDKNSVMTEAVERLIEKAGVEEYQDITKVLERFIEEKVSDGKSWNLVTEELANFGNHLINDQYYSSLVKLDSLDPHDFWSISNNIYAYLQWFEDSIVGLANNAIQFIENQGLSVDDFTQKNKGIGGYFYNMRDDFENEYFVKKDKSPNSYHWAAINDDKWYSAKTPTPVKVAIDSIKDDLINIFNEMQEFRDNHLSKFTLFTLLKPNLRKLSLLKKIKKEFDEVLESKNQVFISEFNRKILKIILSEPVPFIYERIGERFNHLLIDEFQDTSDMQFYNLLPLIENSLANNHFNLIVGDAKQAIYRWRGGKMDLIVQLFKKDIEPLIQNPLIQEFQIEQFLTVSNYITSKNLTTNYRSSREIIEFNNRFFETVLNDYQHIYKFLPNVYSDFRQEIPENAKSGGHVQIEFLNYVKGEDLMLSRTVEIIEKVLAEGYSMGDIAILCRKNKESAEIANFLTEANYKIISRDSLLLKNSPIVRLLVAFMRVVNQPDNRLAKSEVAYLFYQIILGQIPDNQANDLISEAVDAPQIVDFYTLFTQHGFELDIVSLTKAGIYELAEKIIHIFKLFERTDRKSYIFRFLDVVLNFSLKESNHLQDFLKYWDEKKNSSSLSVKSPSEEQAITITTIHRSKGLEYPVVIIPYAQWDTRPNHYSELWANLEEVDYEEFKTEKQDGFAQLASAPIKINGMLEMTELGPQYARELEATFLENLNMLYVAFTRAVDKLFVISGKNHHQKIQGVGDLMYGFLSAAELFVPEQNQFVVYEGRFIKKEEPKTEILDVIHMPKVVSEDRSHRLRLRRISEKIFDSETLDKTKDRVNKLHEAFVKIKTRKDISKAIQLLEFEGVISPKESESIKENIEKIISLPELKPLFEDGLQVENQREILLNGAEAQCPDRVVMKDGVVYIIDYQTGSSHDTQRHERNARQVRNYGKLYQQMGYEKVAMMIVYLSSNEVINVA; from the coding sequence ATGTCAAAGTTTAATATTTATAGTTCATCTGCGGGGTCGGGAAAAACTTTTACACTAGCAAAAGAATATTTAAAACTCGCTCTCGGAAGCGATAAGTCATATTATTACAAGCGTATTTTAGCCATTACGTTTACCAATGATGCTGCTTCGGAAATGAAGCAACGTATCTTAGATGCCCTCAAAGAAATTTCTGATGTTCAGAATTTTAATGAAAAATCTAAGTTCTGGAAAATGTTTAGAATGATTGCCGATGATATCAGTTTATCGGACGAAATTCTACAAATTCGAGCAGGGGCAGTTTTCAATAATATTATTCAAGAATATTCCGATTTTTCAGTAAAAACTATTGATAGCTTTGTTAATCAATTAGTTAGTGCTTTTACCGAAGACCTTGGTCTTCCCTACAATTATGAAATTGTTTTAGATAAAAACTCTGTCATGACTGAGGCGGTTGAACGCCTCATTGAAAAGGCAGGAGTCGAGGAGTATCAGGATATTACAAAGGTTTTAGAACGTTTCATTGAAGAGAAAGTTTCGGATGGGAAAAGTTGGAATTTGGTTACTGAAGAACTGGCTAATTTTGGTAATCACCTCATAAACGACCAATATTATTCTTCATTAGTGAAACTTGATTCTCTTGACCCACATGATTTTTGGTCGATTTCAAATAATATTTATGCTTATTTACAATGGTTTGAAGATTCTATTGTGGGCTTAGCGAATAATGCCATTCAATTTATTGAAAATCAAGGACTTAGTGTTGACGATTTTACGCAGAAAAATAAGGGTATCGGTGGGTATTTTTATAATATGCGAGATGATTTTGAGAATGAATATTTCGTAAAAAAAGACAAATCTCCCAATTCCTATCATTGGGCGGCTATCAATGACGATAAATGGTATAGTGCCAAAACACCAACTCCTGTAAAAGTAGCAATTGATTCTATCAAAGATGATTTGATTAATATTTTCAATGAAATGCAGGAATTTCGTGATAATCATTTGTCGAAATTTACACTTTTTACCTTGCTCAAACCTAATCTTCGAAAGCTTTCTCTACTAAAGAAAATCAAGAAAGAGTTTGATGAAGTACTAGAATCGAAAAATCAGGTTTTTATTTCGGAGTTTAATCGAAAAATTCTGAAAATTATCCTTTCCGAGCCTGTACCATTTATTTATGAACGAATTGGCGAACGCTTCAATCACTTATTGATTGATGAGTTCCAAGATACTTCAGATATGCAGTTTTATAATTTGCTGCCGCTCATCGAAAACTCTTTGGCCAACAACCATTTTAATCTCATTGTGGGCGATGCCAAGCAAGCAATCTACAGGTGGCGTGGTGGAAAAATGGATTTGATTGTGCAACTTTTTAAGAAAGATATCGAGCCATTGATTCAGAATCCTTTGATTCAAGAATTTCAAATTGAGCAATTCTTGACGGTTTCAAATTATATTACCTCAAAAAACCTTACGACTAACTACCGAAGTAGCCGAGAAATCATCGAATTTAATAACCGTTTTTTCGAGACTGTTCTTAACGATTATCAACATATTTATAAATTTTTACCTAATGTTTATTCGGATTTTCGTCAGGAAATTCCAGAAAATGCCAAATCGGGCGGCCATGTCCAAATTGAATTTCTTAATTATGTAAAGGGCGAAGATTTAATGTTGAGCCGAACTGTTGAAATTATTGAAAAAGTTTTAGCTGAAGGCTATTCAATGGGAGATATTGCTATTTTGTGTAGAAAAAATAAAGAATCTGCTGAGATTGCTAATTTTTTAACTGAGGCGAATTATAAAATCATTTCTCGTGATTCACTTTTACTCAAAAATTCACCGATTGTAAGGCTTTTGGTTGCCTTCATGCGAGTAGTGAACCAGCCCGATAACCGTTTAGCAAAGTCGGAAGTGGCGTATTTGTTTTATCAAATAATTTTGGGTCAAATTCCTGATAATCAAGCAAATGATTTAATTTCTGAGGCAGTTGATGCTCCCCAAATTGTTGATTTCTATACACTTTTTACGCAGCATGGGTTTGAATTAGATATTGTGAGCCTGACCAAAGCTGGTATCTACGAATTGGCCGAAAAGATTATTCATATCTTTAAATTATTTGAACGAACCGACCGAAAATCCTATATATTTAGATTTTTAGATGTGGTGCTTAATTTTAGTCTGAAAGAAAGTAATCACCTACAAGATTTCCTAAAATATTGGGATGAGAAAAAGAACTCTTCTTCCCTTTCGGTTAAATCGCCATCAGAAGAACAAGCCATTACAATTACCACCATTCACCGTTCTAAGGGCTTAGAATATCCAGTTGTTATCATTCCTTATGCACAATGGGATACCCGTCCAAATCATTATTCTGAACTTTGGGCAAACTTAGAGGAGGTTGATTATGAAGAGTTTAAAACAGAGAAGCAAGATGGATTTGCTCAATTGGCTTCAGCTCCAATTAAAATAAATGGTATGCTCGAAATGACGGAATTGGGGCCGCAGTACGCAAGAGAGCTTGAAGCTACTTTCCTTGAAAATCTCAATATGCTTTATGTGGCTTTTACGCGAGCAGTTGATAAATTATTTGTTATTTCTGGTAAAAATCATCACCAAAAAATCCAAGGAGTAGGCGATTTAATGTACGGATTTCTTTCAGCAGCCGAATTATTTGTGCCCGAACAAAATCAATTTGTGGTCTATGAAGGGAGATTTATTAAAAAAGAAGAGCCAAAAACAGAAATATTAGATGTCATTCACATGCCCAAAGTTGTGAGCGAAGATAGAAGTCATAGACTGAGATTACGAAGAATTTCGGAAAAAATCTTCGACTCCGAAACTCTTGATAAAACTAAAGACCGAGTGAATAAATTGCACGAAGCATTTGTCAAAATCAAAACTCGAAAAGATATTTCTAAAGCAATTCAATTGCTTGAATTTGAGGGAGTTATAAGTCCTAAAGAAAGTGAAAGTATCAAAGAAAATATTGAAAAAATAATTTCTTTGCCTGAATTAAAACCCTTGTTTGAAGATGGTTTGCAGGTTGAGAACCAACGAGAAATTTTATTGAATGGAGCAGAAGCCCAATGCCCTGACCGTGTAGTAATGAAAGATGGCGTTGTATATATAATTGATTATCAAACAGGTAGTAGTCATGATACACAACGCCACGAACGCAATGCCCGTCAAGTGAGAAATTACGGTAAACTCTACCAACAAATGGGTTATGAAAAAGTAGCGATGATGATTGTATATTTATCATCGAATGAAGTAATAAACGTTGCTTAA